A genomic window from Coraliomargarita parva includes:
- the gluQRS gene encoding tRNA glutamyl-Q(34) synthetase GluQRS, producing MSPSYCGRIAPTPTGYLHLGHARTFWIAMERAREAGGTLIYRDEDIDPQRCLPEYAQSAIDDLRWFGCDWDEGPDVNGPHAPYRQSQRMDRFLQAWEHLKKGGYIYPCDKSRKDVSRAAQAPHADDDAEPIYPESWRPALGAGRTAKEPGATNWRFRVPNDREIIFDDVRLGPCEFECLRDFGDFLVWRKDGVPAYELAVVVDDNAMGITEVVRGEDLLISTARQLLIYEALGLTPPQFYHTPLMCDSSGLRLAKRHRSLSLRELREAGHSPEALRHSDDWWSGLED from the coding sequence ATGAGTCCCTCCTATTGTGGTCGCATTGCACCGACCCCGACCGGCTATCTGCACCTCGGGCATGCACGGACGTTCTGGATCGCCATGGAGCGCGCACGGGAGGCCGGAGGCACCCTGATTTACCGCGACGAGGACATCGACCCGCAACGCTGCCTGCCCGAATACGCCCAAAGCGCCATCGACGACCTGCGCTGGTTCGGCTGCGACTGGGACGAGGGACCGGACGTCAACGGGCCGCATGCGCCTTACCGGCAAAGCCAGCGCATGGACCGCTTTCTCCAGGCCTGGGAACACCTCAAGAAGGGCGGCTACATCTACCCCTGCGACAAGTCCCGCAAGGACGTGAGCCGGGCCGCTCAGGCGCCGCATGCCGACGATGATGCGGAACCGATCTATCCCGAAAGCTGGCGGCCCGCCCTCGGAGCCGGACGCACGGCCAAGGAACCGGGAGCCACCAACTGGCGCTTCCGCGTGCCGAACGACCGGGAAATCATTTTTGACGATGTCCGTCTCGGCCCCTGCGAATTTGAATGCCTCCGCGACTTCGGCGACTTCCTCGTCTGGCGGAAGGACGGGGTCCCCGCCTACGAACTGGCCGTCGTGGTGGACGACAATGCGATGGGCATCACGGAAGTCGTCCGCGGCGAGGACCTGCTGATCTCGACCGCACGCCAGCTGCTCATCTACGAGGCACTGGGCCTGACGCCGCCGCAATTCTACCACACCCCGCTGATGTGCGACAGCTCCGGCCTTCGGCTGGCCAAACGTCACCGCTCCCTGAGCCTGCGGGAACTGCGTGAGGCCGGGCACAGCCCGGAAGCCCTGCGCCATTCGGATGACTGGTGGTCGGGCCTCGAGGACTAG
- a CDS encoding mechanosensitive ion channel family protein encodes MEEEYEQILAVKDKLIVYLVTNGVQLMIAAIILAIGFWLGKSVAGLILRVSDRKQVDPTLARFFAGFSKLLILAFAVIMALSKAGIEITPFIALLGASAFGLSLAVQGPISNYGAGIVLIITRPFKVGDTLSVSGQTGIVDCVNLGNTQLLNEDDERITIPNRKVLGEIFVNSQEYKIVEGIVGIDYAADPEQAITCIRNSITEVVGIAEGREPDVGIDAFGDSSINIGYRIWVPTNSYHSKRYELNMAVYHALKKAEITIPFPQRDVHLIPADKD; translated from the coding sequence ATGGAAGAAGAATACGAACAAATACTGGCTGTTAAGGACAAGCTGATCGTCTATCTCGTCACCAACGGGGTGCAGCTTATGATCGCCGCTATCATTCTCGCCATCGGCTTCTGGCTCGGCAAAAGTGTCGCCGGACTGATCCTGCGAGTCTCGGACCGAAAGCAGGTCGACCCCACCCTGGCTCGCTTCTTCGCCGGCTTTTCCAAATTGCTCATTCTCGCCTTTGCCGTCATCATGGCGCTGAGCAAGGCCGGCATCGAGATCACCCCCTTCATCGCCCTCTTGGGGGCCAGCGCCTTCGGCTTGAGCTTGGCCGTCCAGGGCCCGATCTCGAATTACGGTGCCGGTATTGTCCTGATCATCACCCGCCCCTTCAAAGTCGGCGACACCCTCAGCGTAAGCGGCCAAACCGGAATCGTGGACTGCGTCAACCTCGGCAACACCCAGCTGCTCAACGAGGATGACGAACGCATCACCATCCCGAACCGGAAGGTCCTCGGGGAAATCTTCGTCAACTCGCAGGAATACAAGATCGTCGAGGGCATCGTCGGCATCGACTACGCGGCCGACCCGGAACAGGCCATCACCTGTATCCGAAACTCCATTACCGAAGTCGTAGGCATTGCCGAAGGAAGGGAACCCGACGTCGGGATCGATGCATTCGGCGATTCTTCCATCAACATCGGCTACCGCATCTGGGTTCCGACCAACAGCTACCACAGCAAACGCTATGAGTTGAACATGGCCGTCTACCATGCCTTGAAGAAGGCGGAGATCACGATCCCCTTCCCTCAACGCGATGTGCACCTGATTCCGGCCGATAAGGATTAA